Proteins encoded within one genomic window of candidate division WOR-3 bacterium:
- a CDS encoding cupin domain-containing protein, with amino-acid sequence MLIKRLKDCAEIQAGDRTRLRELLHPLRDAAAIRYSLAVARLSPGAQSQAHRLSTAEVYYLVRGSGVMHIGDEAAEVNAGDAVYIPPGSIQWLENTGREEVEFLCIVDPAWRPEDEQIL; translated from the coding sequence ATGCTCATCAAGCGGCTGAAGGACTGCGCGGAGATCCAAGCTGGCGACCGCACCCGGCTGCGGGAGTTGCTGCATCCCTTGCGCGATGCCGCGGCGATTCGCTACTCGCTCGCCGTGGCGCGGCTCTCCCCGGGAGCCCAGTCGCAGGCCCACCGGTTGAGTACGGCTGAGGTCTACTACCTTGTTCGGGGTAGCGGCGTGATGCACATCGGCGACGAGGCGGCAGAAGTGAACGCCGGTGATGCGGTCTACATTCCGCCCGGCTCGATTCAGTGGCTTGAGAACACCGGCAGAGAGGAAGTCGAGTTCCTCTGCATTGTTGACCCCGCCTGGCGTCCGGAAGACGAACAAATCCTCTGA